Within Amycolatopsis sp. cg5, the genomic segment GACCGCACTACTGGTCGTACGAGGTCGCCATCAAGAAGGACGCGAAGCCGGGCAGTTACCCGATCACCCTCGACTGCTACGGCAAGAAGATGAGCGGGACGTTGAAGGTGCCGGGCACCGTGACCAAGAAGCCGGCCTCGCCGCAGGTCGCGGTCAAGCCGAAGGGCGCTCCGCAGACGGGCGGCGGCGCCACCGCCGCGTAAGCCGGTGTCGTGCGCGTTGCGGGCGGTTATTGAGCGGAAGGCCAAATGTGGCGTCTTACGCTCGGGCGCGGCTGAACCACACAAAGGCCACCCTTGTAACGCTGAGCGTGACATGGGCCCCCTTCGTCACGTCTCAGACTCCAGCAAAACCGCGTGAAAAGGACATAGCGGACCGCATTTCGCGTCTGGCGTCCATGGTGGACACGAAATCGGGTGTAGTTCACCAGCGAGACGACGTGAACGCCCCGTTCACAACGTTCAACGTCGCGAACGAGGCGTTCACGCCATCCCACCTGGCGCAGCGACCACAAGTGCCCGCCACATTTGCCCTTCCGGACGTTATTTGGCCGGAACGGCAAACGTGGCGGGCGAGTGGAACCTTTGCTGCATCTAACGCAGCAGAGGCTCCACTCGCCCGTGGCAAGCCGGGGTCGTCGTGGGGGTCGTGAGTGGTACGGCCGGTTCTAACCGGTCTAAACACTCGCGACCCCCACCCCCGCTCAGCCGCGAAATGCCGTGCGTCCGGGCCTCGCGACGTGACCTCGTCAGCCAGACCGACGCACGCCACATTTGCCCTTCCCCTCAATAGAACCGCCCGCAACGCGCACGAGCCCTTTACCGTGACGAAAGCACGATGGCGGCCAATTCCGTCCTTCCACTCACGCCCAATTTCGCGAAAATGTGCTTGAGGTGCGTTTCCGTCGTGTACCGCGAAATGTAAAGTTTCGCCGCGATTCGAGGGTTGGAAAGGCCTTCGGCGACGCACTGGGCGATCGCCGTCTCGGCCGGGGTGAGCAGGTCGAGGCCTTGGCCCGACGGTCTCGGCGGTCTTCGACGCAGCACGGAGAACCCGGCCGCGCGAGCTGTCGCGGTGCACCGGGCCTCATCACGGACGGCGCCCAGCGATCGGTAGATCTTGATGGCCTCCAAGAGGCTGTCCTTGGTCTGCCTGGCCTCGCACGCACGGGCGAGTTCGTAGACGCGCGGCGTCGCGCGGTAGGCCTCGATCGCCTCGTCGAGCAGGCCGAAGTCCTGATCGAGGAGGCCTTGGGCGTGCGCGGCCGCGGCCGCGTTGCGGGTGGTGAGCCAGTCGACGATCGAGGGATCCCGGGTCAGGCGGGCCAGGTCGACGGCCATCCCCCAGTTGCCGAAGAAGGAATGCAGCTTCGGCGTCGTCTCCCAGGCGGTCCGCGCGGCGCGGGCGGGGTCCTTGCCCTCGGCTTCGAACAGCAGGGCACGTGACCACCAGTGCAGGTTCGAGTCGCCGTCGCCGAGGAGCGAGACGGCTTCGGTGAGCTGATTGCGGGCGATGGCGACGCGCGCGCGGATCGCGTCGGACGGGCTGATCTCGTCCCACTCGCCCGCGAGAAAGCCGACCATGGCCAGTGCTTCGTGATGGTCGGCGAGTTTGCCGGTGCCGTTGGCGATGCCGGCTTCGAGCGCCTGTTTGGCGGCGACGAACCGGTCCGCCTGCAGATGGGCGGCGGCGATCGGGATCTGCGGGGCGAGTAGATCCGCGCACCAGGATTCGAGTTCCGTGGCCTGGCCCGCCGCGACGATGGCCTCGTCGAGCTCGCCGGCGGCCACGTGTGCCCATGCTCGGGCGACGAGCGCGGTGGCCTGCGCGTCTTCGGTTCCGGTGACGACGACCGGCCGCGGCTCCCCCGCCTGCGCCCGGATGAGCGCCGCGGTGGCGACCGGCCACGGGTCCGTGCCCGGCTCGACGGCCACGCCCAGATGCAGCGCGGCGACCTCGCCCAGCGGGCCGCGCGTGCCGGGGAAAGACTGCCGCGCGCCTTCGACGTCGCCCGCGGCCAGTCGCAGCAGGGTGAGCTCCGCGCGCAACTCCGTCCTTTCCGGATACTCGACGCCCGCCGTCTCGACCGCACGGGCGGCGAGCGCGGCCGCCGACGTCGCCGAATACAGGCCGACGCGCTTGGCCGCGGCGCGCAGCCGTTTCACGGCCTGGAAGTCGCCCGGCTCCGCGCCCTCGGCCAGGTGCACGGCGATGCGCGAGATCGGGGCCTCGCGCGCGTCCAGCGCGTCGGCGACATGGATGTGCAGCGCTCGCCTGACCGAAGTCGACATGCGACCCAGGACCCGTTGGCGCACAACGCCATGCGCGAAGCTCAGCCCACTGTCCTTATCGGACACCAGCCTGGCTTCCATCGCGGGCCCGAGCGCGCGGACGGCGTTGATCAGCGGCTGGTCCATGGCGGCGGCGACGTCGGCCACCGTGAATCGCGCACCCAGGATCGCGGCCAGCCGCAGCGCCTCGAAGGTGCTCTCGGGCAACGGCGCGAGCCGCTGATCGACCATGTCGCCCACCGCGTCGGGCATCCTGGCCGTGGCGGTGTCGGCGCTGCCTCGGCTGAGCGTCAGGCCCGGCCGGAGCGCCTGCACCATGGCAACGGCCAGGCCGGGGTTGCCCCCGGCCGCCTTGAGCAGGCGCCGGAGGCCTGGCCCGGCGCGCATACCGAGCAGGTCTTCGGCGAGCGCGATGACCGCCTTCTCCGGCAGCGGGCCCAGTTCGAGCCCGGCACCCTTGTCCACTGTGGACACGATCGCCGGAACCTCGGGCCGTATCTCGGCCAGCACCTCGGCCGACCCCGGATCCAGGTGGTGCACGTCGTCCAGCACCAGCACGGGTCGCGTCAGCCGCAGCCGCGCGACCAGCTCGTCGTGACCCGCCTCCGGCATCCCGAGCAGCACCCGGAACGTCCGGTACTCCCGCCGCCGATCATGCGCCGCGACCCGGCCGCCGACCACCTCGAACCCGGCGGCCAGCGCGGCACGGGCGGCGACGGCGAGCAGCACGCTCTTGCCCGCACCCGGCTCACCGAACACGACCAGCCCCGACCCCAGCGCCGCTTCGATCCGCGCGCACTCTTCTTCCCGTCCCCGCACCTGCACCGCGTGATCGAAACACGGCCACCGGCCCGGCCACACCGTCCTGAGTGGATCCGTCCCTTTGACACGGTGATCATTTCCCCAACAGCCCGGCCGATCGTGCAATCGGGTCGTGAGTGGTATCGCCGGTTAGAACCGGCGATACCACTCACGAGGGTCAGGCGGGGAGGCCGACGATCAGGGTGTTGACCGAGGTCTCGCCGCGCTGGCCGGGCCGGGGCAGGCCCTTGGTCGTGTAGCCCTCGACCTCGTAGGCGTACTGCAAGGCCGCCCCCGGCTGCACCAATGTCACCGGCACCGTCGTGGGAGCGCTGGGCCGGAACAGCACCTCGGCGTCGTCACCGCCGGCGCCGAGGCCGCGCAGGCGGACGCGGACCGCGACGAGGCCCGCGCCGGTCAAGTCACCGCTGGCCAGCGACACGTTCAGCTTGTGCGCCACGCCGACGCCGTCCGTCAGCACATACGCCCCGGTGACCGGAGTGGGTTCGCCTTCGAAGACCGAACCGTCGGTGCGGACGATGGTCGGCGTCGCGATCACCTTCGCAGGCGGGTTGAGCAGCGCGGGGAACTTGACCGTGAGCGAGCTGAACGGAGTGCCGCCGGGAACGGTGATCTGGTTCGTGCGGGTGTAGCCGGTCTGGGCTTCCGTGTAGGTCAGGTCGACCATGGCTTCGATGATCGTCGACGGGTCGAGCATCGAATACAGCTTGACCACCGCCTCGCCGACGAACGGGGAGTTGATCACCAGTGAGCTGGACTCGGTGCTGATCGGCTCGCTGGTCACCCAGTCCGTGCGGTACCGGACGTTGCCCGGCAGGAAATACGTCGCGCGGTAGCGGTACACCTTCGAAGCCGACTCGCTGAGCCTGAGCCGCCAGTGCCTGCTCTCCCCCGGCTTGAGCACCAGGGTCCGCCGGTCGGCGAACGCGCCGTTGACGTACTCCAGTTCCAGCTGGACCTGCGCGATCGACGGGTCCAGCAGCCCGGTCAGGATCTCGAGATCGAACTTGTCCAGTGCGTCGAACGGGTTGACGGTGACCGCGCGGGCCGTGGTGGTGATCCAGTCCGAGGTGAAGCTCGGCTCGTCGCCCGCCCATTCCGAGTCGGACGCGAAGTCCACGCGGATCTGGTACTTGTACGCCAGGTCCTTGTGGTCGTTCAGCCAGGCCTGGAACGACTTCGCCGCGCTGTCGGACGGGGTGAAACGGAAACCGGCCGTGGTCGGGGTCTGGCCGGGGCGTGGCTCGGCCGGGTACTGGACGTTGACCGAGACCACGGTGATCTTCTCGGCCGCGAGGTCGGCGCCGAGCGCGAAGCCCGCGGTGACCCTGGTGAAGAAGTCGCTGTCGAGGTCGACCTCCTTGATGGCGCGGCGCAGGTCCATGCCGTCGACCAGCGTCGAGAACAGGCCCTGCGGCGCCGCGTCGCGCTTGACCGCGCTCTGCATGGAGTACTCGAAGTCGCGCTCCTTGAGCTCTTCCTGACGGTAGTGCTTCAGGGAAAACCCGACCTGCAGGCCGAAGCCCAGCTTGTTCGCCGCGCCCTGGCCAGCAGGCGCCGGGCCTGGCGGGTTGGCGGCCGCGTTCTCCTTCGCCGCCGACGGGTTGTTGGACTTGGCGTCGGTCGGGGGCGGCGCCGGGGTCGGGGCCTGGGTGGTCGGCTGGCCGTAGCCGGGGATGAGCGGACCCTGCTGCACCTGGGTGAGCGGGGTCAGCATGCTCTGCAACGCGCTGAGCGCGCCGGCGCCCTGGCTGGCCTTCATGAAGGCCGGTGGCTCCAGCGAGGACTTGAAGAAGTCCTTCAGCAGCTCGGTCTTGAACCAGTCGAACGCCGCGTCGGCCTGCTTGCGCAGGTCGGCGTCGTCGGTGAAGTTCACGACGTCGACCTTGATGTGGCCCTGGTCGCGCAGGTTCTGCCAGGCGAGGTCGATGTCGACTCCGGCGCTGATCAGGCCGACACCGGCCTTCACCCCGAACTGGGTCTCCAGGTGCGTGTAGATCCGCTTGTAGTCGGCGTGGATCTTGACGTCGAACGCCGGGCGCAGGCCCAGGTATTCGAGGTCGTAGATGACGCCGATCGGGCTGATGCCGGACCGCAGCGCGGCCTCCATCAGCAGCGCGCCCTCGTGCGAGAGCACCACGCCGAAGGTGGCGCGGTTGAAGCCGATCAGCGACGGCTTGCCGCTTTCGAAGACCTCCTCGAAGAACTCCAGTCCACGCTGGACTTCCGGGGTCGCGCCGGGCGCGTCGGCCAGGTCCTTGGTGATCGACAGCCGCACGGTGCCGTCGGTGAACGGGATCGGCGTCAGCTTGACGTTGCCGCCACTGAACACCGCCAGCTGTTTCTTGACCTCCTTGAGCTGCGCGTCGGTCACGCCGAGATCCACGGTGAAGGCGAGGAAACCGCCGCCGAGACGCTGTTTGTCCTCATCGGACAGATTGGGGTTGTCGGTGATGTCGCGACGGTAGATCAGCAGCTGGAACTCGGGAACGCCCTCGTTGAGCGCGAGGCGGGGCCGCTCCGGCGCGTAGAAGAACAGGTCCGGATCGGCGTGATCGCGGAACAGCATCAGCCCGTTGATCGGGCCGATGGGTTTGTCGAGATAGAGCATGGTGGTTCTCCGCTCAGATGAGGACTTCGTCGGGCAGCAGGTAGAAGTAGATCCAGTTGGCGAGGTCGGCTTCGCTGATCGACTCGACCGCGCCGCCGGTGTCGACGTAGGCACGCGGCGGGTTGACCGCGTTGCCGCCGTTCAGCGCCCCGCCGGGGAGCGTGCCGGTGTACTGCGGGTTCTTGAACAGCACCCGGCCGTTCGCGCGGCGCAGCCCGAGCACCATGTGCGCGCCGTACCCCTTCTTCGGCGGGGTGATCGGCACGTGCGGGTCGTTGCCCCAGTAGGTGGCCAGCAACACCGGCTGCTGCCTGCTGTCCAGGTCGTCGAGGAAGGTCTTGGCGATCGCCTGCTGGCTGGCGGCGAACTCGGGCGTCGCGGGTGTGCCGCTGACCGGGGCCAGCATGAAGTTGACCCCGAACAGCGCGTCGGCGACCCGCTTGGCCTCCTGTGGCAGGAGGCCGCCCGCGAACACCGCGGCGAAGACCGCCTTGATGCCGTCCTCGGTGCCGTTGTTCGCCGGGAACCGCCCGCCCCAGCCGAGCTTGATCATCGCGCCCTGGAAGGCGATCTCGCTGAAGGTGCGCATCGAGAACGGGTCGCTGGAGCCCGGCACGAAGGAGCCGTCCGGCTGCAGCGCCGGCGTGACCGCGTACCGGCCGACCTGCAGCACCCCGGCAGGCACGTCGGCCGCGGTGCCGTCGGCCAGTTCGACGACCCCGGCGGAGCTGAGCCAGCCCACCTGGAGCCGGACGTACTCGGCGGGGTTGACCGTCATCATCAGGGTCTGCATCGAGGTGGGCACGCAGGTGCCCGCGTAGCCCTGGTTGGTCTGCCCGTTCGGGTCGATGATCTCGGTCAGCACGTCGCCGAGCAGCTGCTCCCGGTTGATGCCGCGCAGGTCCGGATGGGGCGTGATGACCAGCAGCTCGACGAGCAGCTGCACCAATGTCTTGCCGCCCTTGAGCGCGCGCTTCTCGATCACCGGGGTGGTCACGCCGCTGCCGGTGATCGCGCGCCGGTCGAGCAGCGCGGGCAGCTTCGCGCGCGCGTCGTGCCCGAACAGCCACAGCCGCAGCAGGTTCACCCTGGTCGGCAGGTCGGCGTCGCGGAACGCCTGGTGCGCGCACAGCTGGACCAGCGCGCGCCGCTGCGGATCGGTCTCCGGCAGCCGCCGCCACACCGCGAGCGCGACGTCCGACCAGAGGGTCGGGAAGCCCGGCACCCCACCGAGTCCGGCGATCGCCTGCTCGTCCGGCGGCACCTGCGACGACGGGCTCGCGCTCAGCGGCAGGATGCCGATCAGCGGCGCGCGCATGGCGTGATCGCCCGCGTACGCCTCGTCCGGCGGCCAGATGGTGGCGTTCGACGCGCCCGGCGCCTGGATGCGCACGCGGTAGTACAGGTTGCGCGCGAAGGTGGTCTTGGCCGGCGTGCTCAGCGTCTTGATCGACTCCTGGACGTAGGCGTCCCAGAGGCTCTGCGGGATCGACCAGGTGGCGCGGTTCCCGCTGAGCTCGATCGACTGCGCCGGCACGGTGACCGTGTACCGCGAGCCGTCGTCGCGGGTGAGGTTCGCGGTGTACGGGCGGTCGGTGCTGTAGTACCGCAGCTGGCTGGGATAGGCGGCCGGGGTGCGCAGCGCCTGCGGGTCCCAGGCCAGCTCGACCACGGCGACGCCGTTCTCGTCGGAGTTGATCTCGAACACCGGCGGGCTGCCGCCGCCAGGCCAGTTGCGGATGAAGGTGTTGATCCTGACCCAGGTCATCGGTCTTCCTTTCGGGGTAACGCGAGATAGGCGCGTGCGGTGGCGACCTGGCCCGCTTCGAGGTCGACTTCGACCTCGGCGGCGCGGCCGATGCGCACGCCGCGGGTGTCCCCGCGGTAGCCGTTCGCGAGTTGGTAGAGGGCTTCGGCGTGCCTGCCGTCGCCGCCGAGCGAGTCGATCCAGTGCGCCAGCCGGCGCCGTTTCGCCTGGTCCTCGACGGAGTAGGCCCAGCGGCTGGTGCCGAGGCTGACGCGGACGCCGGACGGGCCGAACCGCGCGGCGAGGCTCCACGGGCCCGCGGTGCGCGACACCGCGAAGCCGTGCAGGTCGTCGAGCAGCGGGGTGGCCAGCCGCCACAGCGCCGGGTCGACGATGTCGCGCACGCGCACGTCACGGTCGAACTGCCAGCCGATCTCGGGGCCCAGTACCGGATCTTCGGTGACGCTGTAGATCCGGCCGAACGGGCCGACGCGCGCGTGCAGCGGTGCGAACCGATCGTCCACTATGGACTCGGCGTGCGTGAAGGCTTCGGCGTTGTGGCCGAGGTAGAGCCGTCGCTCCCAGCGGCGCGTGGTCTCCCCCTTGGCCGCCGTGACCCCGTGCCAGCGCTGGACGTTCAGCGTCGACACCGGGTCGGGCCGCACCTGCAGGTCGAGCACCCGGCCGCCGGGCGCGCCGACGCCGAACACCGCGGCCGACCCGCCGTCGAGGCAGGTGCGGCCGTCACGCTCGGTTTCGCCGTCGTCGAGGCCGGGCAGCGCGTCGGCCACCGCCCGCGCCTGCGCCCCGAGCCCCGCCAGCAGCGCGGCGAGGAACGGGGCTTCGGCGACGGTCATTGCGGTGGCACCGTCGACAGCATGAGGAAGCTGTCGCTGGCCGTGTACGGACCACGGAACCGGCTGAACCCGTTGCGCATCAAGTACTCCACCGTGACGGTGTAGGCGCGCGCGTTCGGATTCTTCAGCTGGAGCGACCACTTCTGGCCCCGGCCCGGCGCCGTGAAGTCCTGCACCGACTTCGGGTGATAGTTGTTCGCTTCGTCGTCGTAGGCCAGGGTGACCGTGATCTTCTGCACCCCGTTGTCCGTGAGGGGCGGGCCCGTCAACTCGGGCTCGACGTCCCACAGCGCGGCGAACTTGTTGCCCACCAACAGGGTCGACCGGTTCGTCTCCACCCAGCCGGTCTCCAGCACGGTCCCGTCGGTGGCGATCAGCGTCTGGCTGTAGCGGTACCGATCGCGGTCACGGACCGCACGCGGGAAACTCCAGCGCAGCGCGCCCAGGTTGTTCTTGTCGAAGGTCAGGGTGGTCGACTCGTAGATGCCGTGTTCCTCGTCCGAGTACTCGAGCGAGAGGAACAGCCGCTCGACCTTGCCAGGTTCGATCAGCGACACGTTGACCGTGAACAGGTTCGGCCTCGGGTCGTCGAGCGGCACCAGGTCGCTCGCCGTCTTGCCGAGCACCGGCGGGGTGGTGCCCGCGGTGTCCGAACGCTTGTAGTCGAGGCGGTACTCGACGTCGTCCGGCGCGCCCTTGCGGGACCGGAACACCGGTGTCCACTTGGGACTCTGCCCGGTGACCAGCGCCGAGTCCTGGAAGCTCCAGCCGGTGCCGGGGTCCCGGTACTTGATGCCGACCAGCACTTCCGGGAACAGGTCCGCGCGCAGGTTGCTGAGCCGGATGAAGTCGATCCGGTGCTCCTTGTACAGCTCGGCCGGGTTGACGGTCAGCGCGCCGCTGCTCGCCTCCCGCCACGGCGAGGTGAGCAGCACGTCGTCGCCGACGATCGCGTTCGGGCCGAACGCGACGGTGTACCGGTAGTGGAAGGTGGTGCCGACGGCCGGATCGAACCAGCCGGCGACCTCACCCTTCTGGTGCGCGTTGTCGAGCACCAGCGACCAGCGGCGCGCCTGCGCCGTCGGGCCGTCCGCGCCCATCGGGCCGTAGGCGACGTCGACGATGATCCGCTGCACGGCGTCCTCGGCGAAGTCGGCGCTGGCCAGCACCTCGAACTTCACCTGACGCCACAGGTCGTCGTCGCCGCGGACCACGGTGATCACCTGGTCGCGGTTCAGCGGCGGCTGGAAGTCCTGCCAGAACATGCTCAGGTGGGCCTGCGGCGCGATGGTCCGCTGGACCGCCCGGTTCACCGTGTAGTCGATGTCCAGCTTCCGGATCTGCTCGACGTCCAGCGTGCGCTTGCTGCTGACGAAACCCTTGGGCAGCAACAGCATGTCGCGCATTCCGCCGAGGAACCCGATGATCGAGTCCGGCACGTCGCGGTCGAGCAGCTCCTGCGGGTTCGGCTTGGGCTCGAAGAACTTCTCCCAGACGAACTGCGCGAGCTGCTTGCGCACCTCGTTGAACTCGGCGAGCATCGCCTCTTCGTCGACGCCCTCGACGGTGCCGGTGATCTTCACGAGCTTGGTGTCGAGCAGCTTCTCGGTGATCTTCTCGACTTCTTCCGACGAGAAGAAATGCCGGTCCTTCTGGTATTCGCGGATGTAGGAGTATACCAGCGACCAGTCGGCCTCGACGTGCACGTTGAACGTACGCTGCATCGCCGGATAGTCCAGCTCGTAGGTGACGCCCGCGGGCAGGAACCCGTCGAACGACGCGAGCACCAGCGCGGCGGCCTTCTTCGTGAGCATCACGCTGAAGATGGCCCGGTTCTCGCCGTACAGCGACGGCGTCGCCGTGGCCTCCAGCACCGTGACCCAGTCCTTGTCCGGCTCTTCAGCCGGATTTTCGCCGGGCTGCTGGGAGCGCCGGTCGAGGAAGGTCAGCCTGGCTCTGCCGGAACGGTAGAGCAACGGCGTCAGGCGCGGTTCGACGTCGAGGTCGAGGTCCTGCCTGATCTTGGCGGCCACCTTGTCCAATGTGGACTTCGGCCAGTCCAATGTGGTGTCGAAGACGAGGAACGCGGCCGCGTCCTCCTTCTCCGGCGGCAGTTCGTCCAGGTTCTCCTTGTAGACGAGCAGGCGCACGGCCGGTCTGCCGTGCTCGTCGAGCGCGAGGTGCGGCCGGTTCGGGAAGTACCAGAACTGGGTGGGATCGGTGAAGTCCCGGCCGACGACCACGCCCTCGATCGTGTAGAAAGGCGGGCTGAGTGAAAGCATCGGTGTTCTCCGCTTACTTCGGTGTCGGGACGTAGCGCGGGA encodes:
- a CDS encoding LuxR C-terminal-related transcriptional regulator; translation: MQVRGREEECARIEAALGSGLVVFGEPGAGKSVLLAVAARAALAAGFEVVGGRVAAHDRRREYRTFRVLLGMPEAGHDELVARLRLTRPVLVLDDVHHLDPGSAEVLAEIRPEVPAIVSTVDKGAGLELGPLPEKAVIALAEDLLGMRAGPGLRRLLKAAGGNPGLAVAMVQALRPGLTLSRGSADTATARMPDAVGDMVDQRLAPLPESTFEALRLAAILGARFTVADVAAAMDQPLINAVRALGPAMEARLVSDKDSGLSFAHGVVRQRVLGRMSTSVRRALHIHVADALDAREAPISRIAVHLAEGAEPGDFQAVKRLRAAAKRVGLYSATSAAALAARAVETAGVEYPERTELRAELTLLRLAAGDVEGARQSFPGTRGPLGEVAALHLGVAVEPGTDPWPVATAALIRAQAGEPRPVVVTGTEDAQATALVARAWAHVAAGELDEAIVAAGQATELESWCADLLAPQIPIAAAHLQADRFVAAKQALEAGIANGTGKLADHHEALAMVGFLAGEWDEISPSDAIRARVAIARNQLTEAVSLLGDGDSNLHWWSRALLFEAEGKDPARAARTAWETTPKLHSFFGNWGMAVDLARLTRDPSIVDWLTTRNAAAAAHAQGLLDQDFGLLDEAIEAYRATPRVYELARACEARQTKDSLLEAIKIYRSLGAVRDEARCTATARAAGFSVLRRRPPRPSGQGLDLLTPAETAIAQCVAEGLSNPRIAAKLYISRYTTETHLKHIFAKLGVSGRTELAAIVLSSR